A single region of the Cronobacter condimenti 1330 genome encodes:
- the recQ gene encoding ATP-dependent DNA helicase RecQ: MAQAEVYSQETLAKQVLQETFGYQQFRPGQATIIDAVLEGRDCLVVMPTGGGKSLCYQIPALVKTGLTVVVSPLISLMKDQVDQLLANGVAAACLNSTQSRDEQQAVMAGCRTGQVRLLYIAPERLMMDNFIDNLTYWNLTMVAVDEAHCISQWGHDFRPEYAALGQLRARFPAVPFMALTATADDTTRRDIVRLLGLDDPLIEISSFDRPNIRYMLMEKFKPLDQLMRYVQEQRGKSGIIYCNSRAKVEDTAARLQSRGISAAAYHAGLEHEVRASVQEKFQRDDLQIVVATVAFGMGINKPNVRFVVHFDIPRNIESYYQETGRAGRDGLPAEAMLFYDPADMAWLRRCLEEKAPGPLQDIERHKLNAMGAFAEAQTCRRLVLLNYFGEGRQAPCGNCDICLDPPRRYDGLVDAQKALSAIARVEQRFGMGYVVDVLRGANNQRIRELGHDKLKVYGIGRDQSQEHWVSVIRQLIHLGVVMQNIAQHSALQLTEAARPFLRGETPLMLAVPRVAALKPRVAQKSYGGNYDRKLFAKLRKLRKAIADEENIPPYVVFNDATLIEMAEQMPLSPGEMLGINGVGTRKLERFGRPFMTLIREHVDGDDEE, translated from the coding sequence GTGGCGCAGGCGGAAGTTTACAGTCAGGAAACGCTGGCTAAGCAGGTTTTACAGGAAACCTTTGGCTATCAGCAGTTCCGTCCAGGCCAGGCCACCATTATCGATGCGGTGCTTGAAGGGCGCGATTGCCTGGTAGTGATGCCCACCGGCGGCGGCAAATCGCTGTGTTATCAAATCCCGGCACTGGTGAAAACCGGCCTGACCGTGGTGGTTTCTCCGCTTATTTCCCTGATGAAAGACCAGGTCGATCAGCTTCTGGCGAACGGCGTGGCCGCGGCGTGTCTGAATTCCACGCAAAGCCGCGACGAGCAGCAGGCCGTCATGGCGGGCTGTCGTACCGGGCAGGTACGTCTGCTTTATATCGCGCCTGAAAGGTTGATGATGGATAACTTCATCGACAACCTGACCTACTGGAATCTGACCATGGTTGCGGTAGACGAAGCGCACTGTATCTCCCAGTGGGGGCACGATTTCCGCCCCGAATATGCGGCGCTCGGGCAGTTGCGCGCGCGTTTCCCGGCGGTGCCTTTTATGGCGCTGACCGCCACGGCAGATGACACAACGCGGCGCGACATCGTGCGCCTGCTGGGGCTTGACGATCCGCTGATTGAAATCAGCAGCTTCGACCGCCCGAACATCCGTTACATGCTGATGGAGAAATTCAAGCCGCTCGATCAGCTCATGCGTTATGTCCAGGAGCAACGCGGCAAATCCGGCATCATCTACTGTAACAGCCGCGCAAAAGTGGAAGACACCGCCGCGCGTCTGCAAAGCCGCGGCATTAGCGCCGCCGCCTACCACGCAGGGCTTGAGCACGAGGTACGCGCCTCGGTACAGGAGAAATTCCAGCGCGACGATTTGCAGATTGTCGTGGCGACCGTGGCCTTCGGCATGGGCATTAACAAGCCCAACGTGCGCTTTGTTGTGCACTTCGATATTCCCCGCAACATTGAATCCTATTACCAGGAAACGGGCCGCGCCGGGCGCGACGGCCTGCCTGCGGAAGCTATGCTGTTTTACGATCCGGCGGATATGGCCTGGCTGCGTCGTTGTCTGGAAGAGAAAGCGCCTGGCCCATTACAGGACATTGAGCGCCACAAGCTCAACGCAATGGGGGCATTCGCCGAAGCGCAGACCTGCCGTCGTCTGGTATTGCTGAACTATTTCGGCGAAGGGCGCCAGGCGCCGTGCGGCAACTGCGATATCTGTCTCGATCCGCCGCGCCGTTATGATGGCCTGGTGGACGCGCAAAAAGCGCTGTCGGCTATTGCGCGCGTGGAGCAGCGCTTCGGGATGGGTTATGTGGTGGACGTGCTGCGTGGGGCGAATAACCAGCGTATCCGTGAACTCGGTCATGACAAACTCAAGGTATATGGTATCGGGCGCGATCAAAGCCAGGAGCACTGGGTAAGCGTTATCCGCCAGCTGATTCATCTTGGTGTGGTCATGCAAAATATCGCCCAGCATTCGGCGTTACAGCTCACTGAGGCGGCGCGCCCGTTCCTTCGCGGCGAAACCCCGTTGATGCTTGCAGTGCCGCGTGTCGCAGCGCTAAAGCCGCGCGTGGCGCAGAAATCTTATGGCGGCAATTACGACCGCAAGCTGTTTGCGAAGCTTCGGAAGTTACGTAAAGCCATCGCTGACGAAGAGAACATTCCGCCTTATGTCGTCTTTAACGATGCGACGCTGATTGAAATGGCCGAACAGATGCCGCTAAGCCCGGGCGAAATGCTTGGTATCAACGGCGTCGGCACCCGGAAACTGGAGCGCTTCGGGCGTCCCTTTATGACGCTCATCCGCGAGCATGTCGACGGCGACGACGAAGAGTAG
- the rhtB gene encoding homoserine/homoserine lactone efflux protein, with protein MTFEWWCTYLLTTLILSLSPGSGAINTMSTALSHGYRGAAASIAGLQTGLALHIMLVGIGLGALFSRSLMAFEVLKWAGAAYLIWLGIQQWRAAGAIDLNALAQSQPRSRLFKRAIFVNLTNPKSIVFLAALFPQFIVPHQPQMMQYVVLGVTTVVVDIIVMIGYATLATRIGGWIKGPHQMKALNKVFGSLFMLVGALLATARRA; from the coding sequence ATGACCTTCGAGTGGTGGTGTACCTACCTTCTGACGACCCTTATTCTCAGCCTCTCGCCGGGTTCCGGTGCCATTAATACGATGAGTACTGCGCTCAGTCACGGCTATCGGGGTGCTGCGGCATCCATCGCCGGGCTGCAAACTGGCCTTGCGCTGCACATCATGCTGGTCGGCATTGGGTTAGGCGCGCTGTTTTCCCGCTCGCTGATGGCGTTTGAAGTGCTGAAATGGGCAGGCGCGGCTTATCTTATCTGGCTTGGCATTCAGCAGTGGCGCGCCGCAGGCGCCATTGATCTCAACGCGCTGGCGCAGAGCCAGCCACGCAGCCGCCTCTTTAAGCGCGCAATCTTCGTGAATCTTACTAACCCGAAAAGCATCGTGTTTCTCGCCGCGCTCTTTCCGCAATTTATCGTGCCGCATCAGCCGCAAATGATGCAGTACGTGGTGCTCGGGGTGACGACCGTCGTGGTGGATATCATCGTAATGATTGGCTATGCGACGCTTGCCACGCGCATTGGCGGCTGGATCAAAGGCCCGCATCAGATGAAGGCCTTAAATAAAGTGTTTGGTTCGCTGTTTATGCTGGTCGGCGCGCTGTTGGCCACTGCGCGCCGCGCCTGA
- a CDS encoding carboxylate/amino acid/amine transporter, giving the protein MALLIITTILWAFSFSLIGEYLAGHVDSYFSVLMRVGLAALVFLPFLRTRGQSLKTLALYMLVGALQLGVMYLFSFRAYLYLTVSEFLLFTVLTPLYITLIYDLLSKRPLRWGYVLSAGLAVVGAAIIRYDKVSDHFWTGLMLVQLANISFAIGMVGYKRLMETHPMPQHSAFSWFYLGAFVVAVIAWFALGNPQKLPTTNLQWGILVWLGVAASGLGYFMWNYGATQVDAGTLGIMNNVHVPAGLLVNLAIWQEQPHWPSFIIGGAVIMASLWVHRRWVAPHSAQTAVNHRRADAPAE; this is encoded by the coding sequence GTGGCGTTACTTATCATCACCACGATCCTGTGGGCCTTCTCGTTTAGCCTGATCGGCGAATATCTCGCGGGCCATGTGGACAGCTATTTTTCGGTCCTGATGCGTGTCGGGCTGGCAGCGCTGGTTTTTCTGCCGTTTTTACGCACCCGTGGACAGAGCCTGAAAACGCTGGCGCTTTATATGCTGGTGGGCGCGTTGCAACTGGGCGTAATGTATCTGTTCAGCTTCCGGGCTTATCTCTACCTGACGGTCTCGGAGTTCCTGCTTTTTACCGTTCTGACGCCGCTCTATATCACGCTGATTTACGATTTGCTGAGCAAGCGCCCGCTGCGCTGGGGTTATGTGTTAAGCGCGGGGCTGGCGGTGGTCGGCGCGGCGATTATCCGCTATGACAAAGTCAGCGACCATTTCTGGACAGGGCTGATGCTGGTGCAGCTGGCGAATATCAGTTTCGCTATCGGCATGGTGGGTTATAAACGCCTGATGGAGACGCATCCGATGCCGCAGCACAGCGCGTTTTCGTGGTTCTATCTTGGGGCGTTTGTGGTGGCGGTCATCGCCTGGTTTGCGCTTGGCAATCCGCAAAAACTGCCGACCACAAATCTGCAATGGGGCATCCTGGTATGGCTTGGCGTTGCGGCGTCCGGGCTTGGATACTTTATGTGGAACTATGGCGCCACGCAGGTGGACGCCGGTACGCTCGGTATCATGAATAATGTGCATGTGCCCGCCGGGCTGCTGGTTAACCTTGCCATCTGGCAGGAGCAGCCCCACTGGCCGAGCTTCATCATTGGGGGAGCGGTGATAATGGCTTCTCTGTGGGTCCACCGGCGTTGGGTCGCGCCGCACTCCGCACAAACGGCAGTGAATCACAGGCGTGCTGACGCGCCTGCTGAATAA
- the metR gene encoding HTH-type transcriptional regulator MetR, translating to MIEIKHLRTLQALRNCGSLAAAAASLHQTQSALSHQFSDLEQRLGFRLFVRKSQPLRFTPQGEILLQLAAQVLPQISRALQACNEPQQTRLRIAIECHSCIQWLAPALEAFRKRWPQVEMDFKSGVTFDPQPALQQDELDLVLTSDILPRSGLHYSPMFDFEVRLVVAPDHPLATKTQVTPEDFASETLLIYPVQRSRLDVWRHFLQPAGVSPALKSVDNSLLLIQMVSARMGIAALPHWVVENFERQGLVVTRALGEGLWSRLYAAVRDGEQRQPVTEAFIQQARQHACDSLPFVRSAARPNAGGPTEKPLSPLPQ from the coding sequence ATGATCGAGATAAAACACCTGCGAACGCTCCAGGCGCTGCGCAATTGCGGCTCGCTGGCAGCGGCGGCGGCATCGCTGCATCAGACCCAATCAGCTCTTTCACATCAGTTTAGCGATCTGGAGCAGCGTCTCGGCTTCCGGTTGTTTGTCCGTAAAAGCCAGCCGCTGCGCTTCACGCCGCAGGGTGAAATCCTCTTGCAACTGGCGGCGCAAGTATTGCCACAGATAAGCCGCGCGCTACAGGCCTGCAACGAACCGCAACAAACCCGGTTGCGTATTGCAATTGAGTGCCACAGTTGCATTCAGTGGCTGGCCCCGGCGCTGGAAGCCTTCCGAAAACGCTGGCCGCAGGTGGAGATGGATTTTAAATCGGGCGTCACATTCGACCCGCAGCCCGCGCTGCAGCAGGATGAACTCGATCTGGTGCTGACCTCGGACATCTTGCCGCGCAGCGGCCTGCACTATTCGCCGATGTTTGATTTTGAAGTGCGTCTGGTGGTCGCGCCGGATCATCCGCTCGCGACTAAAACGCAGGTGACGCCTGAAGATTTTGCCAGCGAAACGCTGCTGATTTACCCCGTGCAGCGCAGCCGCCTTGACGTGTGGCGTCACTTTTTACAGCCAGCTGGCGTAAGCCCTGCGCTGAAGAGCGTTGATAACTCGCTGTTGCTTATCCAGATGGTGTCGGCGCGCATGGGGATCGCCGCGCTGCCGCACTGGGTGGTGGAGAATTTCGAACGCCAGGGGCTGGTAGTGACGCGCGCGCTGGGCGAGGGATTATGGAGCCGGCTGTACGCTGCGGTGCGCGACGGCGAGCAGCGTCAGCCGGTGACGGAGGCGTTTATTCAGCAGGCGCGTCAGCACGCCTGTGATTCACTGCCGTTTGTGCGGAGTGCGGCGCGACCCAACGCCGGTGGACCCACAGAGAAGCCATTATCACCGCTCCCCCAATGA
- the rhtC gene encoding threonine export protein RhtC — MLTLFFTVAMVHLVALASPGPDFFFVSQTAASRSRKEALMGVFGITAGVMVWSGVALLGLHLILEKMAWLHNIIVVGGGLYLCWMGYQMLRSALKKTVPTADASQVELAARGRSFLKGLLTNLANPKAVIYFGSVFSLFVGDSVGTSARWGIFVLIALETLAWFVLVASVFALPKMRQGYRRLAKWIDGMAGALFAGFGIHLILSR; from the coding sequence ATGTTAACGCTATTTTTTACCGTCGCGATGGTGCATCTGGTGGCGCTGGCAAGCCCTGGCCCCGATTTCTTTTTTGTTTCGCAAACGGCGGCCAGCCGCTCGCGTAAAGAGGCGCTGATGGGGGTGTTCGGCATCACCGCAGGCGTTATGGTCTGGTCCGGCGTGGCGCTCCTCGGCCTGCATCTGATCCTCGAAAAAATGGCCTGGCTGCATAACATTATCGTGGTGGGCGGCGGGCTATATCTGTGCTGGATGGGCTACCAGATGCTGCGCAGCGCGCTGAAGAAAACCGTACCGACGGCTGACGCGTCGCAGGTCGAGCTGGCGGCGCGCGGACGCAGTTTCCTCAAAGGCCTGCTGACTAACCTTGCGAACCCGAAAGCCGTTATCTACTTCGGCAGCGTCTTTTCACTGTTTGTGGGCGACAGCGTCGGCACCAGCGCGCGCTGGGGTATTTTCGTGCTGATCGCTCTTGAGACGCTCGCGTGGTTTGTGCTGGTGGCGAGCGTTTTCGCGCTGCCGAAAATGCGCCAGGGCTATCGGCGCCTGGCGAAATGGATAGACGGGATGGCCGGGGCGCTGTTCGCGGGCTTTGGCATCCACCTGATCCTTTCCCGGTAA
- the pldB gene encoding lysophospholipase L2 has translation MTRHRNRWFSRETGFAAFTMGPLTDFWQQREEDEFLGVDNIPVRFVRFRAENHDRVIVVCPGRIESYVKYAELAYDLFHCGFDVLIIDHRGQGRSGRLLEDTHRGHVVNFSDYVDDFERFWQQEVATGPWRKRYLLAHSMGGAIGTLFLLRNPKAFDAVALCAPMFGIIIRLPEWMLRSILDWAEEYPSLRDGYAIGTGRWRPLPFSLNILTHSHARYRRNLRFYADEPQLRVGGPTYHWVREGIQAGEQVLAGATDSTTPLLLLQAEAERVVDNRSHDRFCELRAAAGHPCWGGKPYVIKGAYHEILFEQDAMRAEALNVIVDFFDEHN, from the coding sequence ATGACCAGACACAGGAACCGTTGGTTTTCACGAGAAACGGGATTCGCGGCGTTCACCATGGGGCCGCTGACGGACTTCTGGCAACAACGCGAAGAAGACGAATTTTTAGGCGTGGATAATATCCCGGTGCGCTTTGTGCGTTTTCGTGCCGAAAACCACGATCGCGTTATTGTGGTCTGCCCTGGCCGCATTGAATCCTACGTAAAATATGCGGAACTGGCTTACGATCTGTTCCACTGTGGGTTTGACGTACTGATTATCGACCACCGCGGACAGGGGCGCTCCGGGCGCCTGCTTGAAGATACGCATCGCGGTCACGTCGTAAACTTCAGCGATTATGTCGATGATTTCGAACGCTTCTGGCAACAAGAAGTGGCTACAGGCCCGTGGCGTAAGCGCTATCTGTTGGCCCATTCGATGGGCGGAGCTATCGGCACGCTGTTTTTACTGCGTAACCCGAAGGCGTTTGATGCTGTCGCGCTGTGCGCACCCATGTTTGGCATCATTATTCGCCTGCCGGAGTGGATGCTGCGCTCGATTCTCGACTGGGCAGAAGAGTATCCGTCGCTGCGCGATGGATATGCCATTGGGACCGGACGCTGGCGCCCGCTGCCCTTCAGCCTCAACATACTGACTCACAGTCACGCGCGTTACCGGCGCAATCTGCGCTTTTACGCCGACGAACCGCAACTGCGCGTCGGCGGACCGACATATCACTGGGTGCGGGAAGGCATCCAGGCAGGAGAACAGGTGCTGGCGGGGGCCACCGACAGCACTACGCCGCTATTGTTACTCCAGGCGGAGGCGGAAAGGGTGGTGGATAACCGCTCGCATGACCGCTTCTGTGAACTTCGCGCCGCGGCGGGCCACCCATGTTGGGGGGGTAAACCTTACGTCATTAAAGGCGCGTACCATGAGATCCTGTTCGAGCAGGACGCTATGCGCGCCGAAGCGCTGAATGTCATTGTCGATTTCTTCGACGAGCATAACTGA
- the yigL gene encoding sugar/pyridoxal phosphate phosphatase YigL: MYQVVASDLDGTLLAPDHALTPFAKQTLKLLTARGVNFVFATGRHHIDVGQIRDGLEIKAYMITSNGARVHDTDGNLVFTHNLDTDIAADLFGVVRDNPDIITNVYRDDEWFMSRERPDELKYFKEAVFKYSLFEPALLEPQGVSKVFFTCDVHEKLLPLEQAINARWGDRVNVSFSTLTCLEVMAGGVSKGHALEAVAKAMGYGLDACIAFGDGMNDAEMLSMAGKGCIMGNAHQRLKDLLPELEVIGTNAEDAVPHYLRNLFLA, translated from the coding sequence ATGTATCAGGTCGTTGCGTCTGATTTAGACGGCACACTCTTAGCCCCTGACCATGCACTGACGCCGTTTGCCAAACAAACGCTCAAATTACTCACCGCCCGCGGCGTGAATTTTGTCTTCGCGACGGGCCGCCACCATATCGACGTTGGGCAGATCCGCGACGGCCTTGAGATCAAGGCCTATATGATCACCTCCAACGGCGCGCGGGTGCATGATACCGACGGTAATCTGGTCTTCACTCATAATCTCGACACCGATATTGCCGCCGATCTGTTCGGCGTGGTGCGCGACAACCCGGATATCATCACCAACGTTTATCGCGACGACGAGTGGTTTATGAGCCGCGAACGCCCGGACGAGCTGAAATATTTTAAAGAGGCCGTCTTTAAATATTCGCTGTTTGAACCGGCGTTGCTGGAGCCTCAGGGCGTCAGCAAAGTCTTCTTCACCTGCGACGTGCATGAAAAACTGCTGCCGCTGGAGCAGGCTATCAACGCCCGCTGGGGCGATCGCGTCAATGTCAGCTTTTCGACGCTTACTTGTCTTGAAGTCATGGCGGGCGGCGTGTCTAAAGGCCATGCGCTGGAAGCGGTCGCGAAAGCGATGGGGTACGGGCTTGACGCCTGTATTGCGTTTGGCGACGGCATGAACGACGCGGAAATGCTCTCGATGGCAGGCAAAGGCTGCATTATGGGCAATGCCCATCAGCGTCTCAAAGACCTGTTGCCGGAGCTGGAAGTTATCGGCACGAACGCCGAAGATGCCGTACCGCACTACCTGCGTAACCTCTTCCTGGCGTAA
- the rarD gene encoding EamA family transporter RarD: MDAKQTRQGVLFALAAYFIWGIAPAYFKLIHIVPADEILTHRVIWSFFFMLGLISLSRQWGSVKRLFSTPKKVFCLALSAVLVGGNWLLFIWSVNNHHLLEASLGYFINPLVNVLLGMIFLGERFRRMQWLAVLLAACGVLVQLWTFGSLPVIALGLAFSFAFYGLVRKKIMVDAQTGMLIETLWLLPVAAIYLFGIADSPTSHMGSNPWSLNLLLMAAGVVTTIPLLCFTAAATRLRLSTLGFFQYIGPTLMFLLAVIFYDEVPGPDKMVTFGFIWLALAIFIMDALYTQRRSRRS, translated from the coding sequence ATGGATGCTAAACAGACGCGTCAGGGGGTGTTATTTGCTCTTGCCGCTTATTTTATCTGGGGCATTGCGCCCGCCTATTTCAAGCTTATTCATATTGTTCCCGCCGATGAAATCCTGACGCACCGCGTGATCTGGTCTTTCTTCTTTATGCTGGGGCTGATTAGCCTGAGCCGTCAGTGGGGATCGGTAAAACGGCTGTTCTCGACGCCCAAAAAGGTGTTCTGTCTGGCGCTTAGCGCGGTGCTGGTCGGCGGCAACTGGCTGCTGTTTATCTGGTCGGTGAATAATCATCACCTGCTGGAGGCGAGCCTGGGGTATTTCATTAACCCGCTGGTCAACGTGCTGTTGGGGATGATTTTCCTCGGCGAGCGTTTTCGCCGGATGCAGTGGTTGGCCGTGCTGCTGGCGGCCTGCGGCGTGCTGGTGCAGCTCTGGACGTTTGGCTCGTTGCCGGTCATCGCGCTTGGCCTGGCGTTCAGCTTCGCGTTCTATGGTCTGGTGCGTAAAAAAATCATGGTAGACGCGCAGACCGGGATGTTGATAGAAACCCTGTGGCTGCTGCCCGTCGCGGCGATTTATCTCTTCGGCATTGCCGACAGTCCGACCAGCCATATGGGCAGCAACCCGTGGTCGCTAAATCTGCTGCTGATGGCTGCAGGCGTGGTCACAACCATTCCGCTGCTCTGCTTTACGGCGGCGGCGACGCGTCTGCGTCTCTCCACGCTCGGTTTTTTCCAGTACATCGGCCCGACGCTCATGTTTTTACTGGCTGTCATCTTCTACGATGAAGTGCCAGGCCCGGATAAAATGGTCACCTTCGGGTTTATCTGGCTGGCGCTCGCGATTTTTATTATGGACGCTCTGTATACCCAGCGGCGCTCGCGTCGTAGTTAA
- the pldA gene encoding phospholipase A produces the protein MRTFLGWFMAASLLPCTALAQEATIKEVHDAPAVRGSIIANLLQEHDNPFTLYPYESNYLLYTVTDDLNKEAIKSYDWTDNARKDEVKFQLSLAFPFWRGILGPNSVLGGSYTQKSWWQLSNSGQSSPFRETNYEPQLFLGFATDYELAGWTLRDVEFGYNHQSNGRSDPTSRSWNRLYTRLMAQNDNWLMEVKPWYVIGDTDDNRDITKYMGYYQLKVGYQWGEAIWSLKGQYNWNTGYGGAELGLSYPITRHVRLYTQLYSGYGESLIDYNFNQTRFGFGVMLNDLF, from the coding sequence ATGCGCACGTTTCTGGGTTGGTTTATGGCGGCAAGTTTGCTGCCATGCACAGCATTAGCACAGGAAGCCACGATAAAAGAGGTGCATGATGCGCCTGCCGTTCGCGGCAGCATCATCGCCAACCTGCTTCAGGAGCACGATAACCCGTTTACGCTCTATCCCTATGAGAGTAACTATCTGCTCTATACCGTCACCGACGATCTGAATAAAGAAGCGATTAAGTCCTACGACTGGACCGATAACGCGCGTAAAGATGAAGTGAAATTCCAGCTGAGCCTGGCGTTTCCTTTCTGGCGTGGCATCCTGGGGCCGAATTCTGTTCTGGGCGGGTCTTATACTCAAAAATCCTGGTGGCAGCTCTCTAACAGCGGTCAGTCATCGCCGTTTCGTGAAACTAACTACGAACCGCAGCTGTTCTTAGGGTTTGCGACGGATTATGAACTGGCGGGCTGGACGCTGCGCGACGTGGAATTTGGTTATAACCACCAGTCGAATGGCCGCTCAGACCCGACATCCCGAAGCTGGAACCGCCTGTATACCCGCCTGATGGCACAAAACGACAACTGGCTGATGGAAGTGAAGCCGTGGTACGTAATTGGCGACACCGACGACAACCGTGATATCACCAAATACATGGGCTACTACCAGCTCAAGGTAGGGTATCAGTGGGGCGAGGCCATCTGGAGCCTGAAAGGCCAGTACAACTGGAACACCGGCTACGGCGGTGCGGAGCTTGGTCTGAGCTATCCTATCACCCGTCACGTACGCCTCTACACCCAACTGTACAGCGGTTACGGCGAATCGTTAATCGATTACAACTTTAACCAGACTCGCTTTGGCTTTGGGGTTATGCTTAACGATCTCTTCTGA
- the corA gene encoding magnesium/cobalt transporter CorA yields the protein MLSAFQLENNKLSRLEVDEAVSLKDSIWIDLVEPEESERQRVQTELDQSLATRPELEDIEASARFFEDEDGLHIHSFFFYEDAEDHGGNSTVAFTIRNGRLFTLRERELPAFRLYRMRARSQSMMDGNAYELLLDLFETKIEQLADEIENIYSDLENLSRVIMEGHQGDEYDEALSTLAELEDTGWKVRLCLMDTQRALNFLVRKARLPGGQLEQAREILRDIESLLPHNESLFQKVNFLMQAAMGFINIEQNRIIKIFSVVSVVFLPPTLVASSYGMNFEFMPELHWSYGYPAAIVAMLLAGLAPYLYFKRKNWL from the coding sequence ATGCTGAGCGCATTTCAACTGGAAAACAACAAACTGTCCCGCCTCGAAGTTGACGAGGCCGTTTCGCTAAAAGATTCCATCTGGATTGACCTGGTGGAGCCGGAAGAGAGCGAACGACAGCGCGTGCAAACGGAACTTGACCAAAGCCTGGCGACACGCCCGGAACTGGAGGATATCGAAGCCTCCGCGCGTTTCTTCGAAGATGAAGATGGGCTGCACATTCACTCGTTTTTCTTTTATGAAGACGCGGAAGATCACGGCGGTAACTCCACCGTGGCGTTCACTATCCGCAATGGCCGTCTGTTTACCCTGCGCGAGCGTGAGCTGCCTGCGTTTCGTCTCTATCGTATGCGCGCACGCAGCCAGTCCATGATGGACGGCAACGCCTATGAACTGCTGCTGGATCTGTTCGAAACGAAAATTGAACAGCTGGCGGACGAGATAGAAAACATCTACAGCGATCTTGAAAACCTGAGCCGGGTCATCATGGAAGGACATCAGGGTGACGAGTATGACGAGGCGCTCTCAACGCTTGCGGAGCTGGAAGATACCGGCTGGAAAGTGCGTTTGTGTCTGATGGATACCCAGCGCGCGCTGAACTTCCTGGTGCGTAAAGCTCGCCTGCCGGGCGGCCAGTTAGAGCAGGCGCGTGAGATCCTGCGCGATATCGAATCTCTGCTGCCGCACAATGAGTCGCTGTTCCAGAAGGTGAACTTCCTGATGCAGGCGGCGATGGGCTTTATCAATATCGAGCAGAACCGCATCATCAAGATCTTCTCGGTGGTGTCCGTCGTCTTCCTGCCGCCGACGCTGGTGGCGTCCAGCTACGGCATGAACTTTGAGTTTATGCCGGAACTGCACTGGAGCTATGGCTATCCCGCCGCGATTGTCGCCATGCTGCTGGCTGGCCTCGCGCCGTATCTCTACTTCAAGCGCAAGAACTGGCTGTAA
- a CDS encoding DUF2628 domain-containing protein, with protein sequence MSSMENNKNHYDFMADEKLSDKWKTRFTFIEEHGYPGVLFPTPEWSGALKKMGFMARLKVMINFFTYFFSFIYLAILGLWKKSIICVIAFFIVGFITVLLGIKGLIYIVPIYFALRTNTWYYDLKVKGKQDWSL encoded by the coding sequence ATGTCCAGCATGGAAAACAATAAAAACCACTACGACTTTATGGCAGACGAGAAGTTAAGCGATAAATGGAAAACGCGCTTTACGTTCATTGAGGAGCATGGTTATCCTGGCGTTCTTTTCCCGACCCCGGAGTGGAGTGGCGCGCTGAAAAAGATGGGCTTTATGGCACGCCTTAAGGTGATGATCAATTTCTTCACTTACTTTTTCTCCTTCATTTATCTGGCTATCCTTGGCCTGTGGAAGAAAAGTATTATTTGCGTGATAGCCTTTTTCATCGTCGGTTTTATTACCGTGCTGCTGGGGATAAAAGGACTGATCTATATCGTACCGATCTATTTTGCCTTACGTACCAACACCTGGTATTACGATCTGAAAGTCAAAGGCAAGCAGGACTGGAGCCTGTAA
- the yigI gene encoding acyl-CoA thioesterase YigI, with protein sequence MSATLLTPEAALQLVGEIFVYHMPFNRALGLELERYEKEYAQLAFNNQPTLVGNWAQSILHGGAIASALDVAAGLVCVGSTLTRHDSITEEELRQRLSRMGTIDLRVDYLRPGRGQRFTASSTLLRAGNKVAVARVELHNEEQVYIASATATYMVG encoded by the coding sequence ATGTCCGCAACTCTGCTGACTCCGGAAGCAGCCCTGCAACTGGTCGGCGAAATTTTTGTTTATCACATGCCCTTTAACCGCGCCCTGGGGCTGGAGCTGGAACGCTACGAGAAAGAATATGCCCAGCTCGCGTTCAATAATCAGCCGACGCTTGTGGGCAACTGGGCGCAAAGCATTTTGCACGGCGGGGCTATTGCCTCAGCGCTGGATGTGGCGGCGGGTCTGGTGTGTGTCGGCAGTACGCTGACACGTCACGACAGCATCACCGAAGAGGAGCTACGCCAGCGTCTTTCCCGGATGGGCACCATTGACCTGCGTGTGGACTATTTGCGCCCCGGTCGAGGTCAACGCTTTACCGCCTCCAGCACGCTGCTGCGCGCCGGGAATAAAGTGGCTGTTGCCCGCGTAGAGTTACACAACGAAGAACAGGTTTATATCGCAAGCGCCACGGCCACCTATATGGTGGGGTAG